A portion of the Girardinichthys multiradiatus isolate DD_20200921_A chromosome 23, DD_fGirMul_XY1, whole genome shotgun sequence genome contains these proteins:
- the frmpd3 gene encoding FERM and PDZ domain-containing protein 3 isoform X2 — protein MAKVQDGHTNTCESPDMLEESQDGMDSGTLSPPSARQVTIKRHSAQGFGFVAGSQRPVIIRSVSADGPSFGKLLPGDQILAINEETVSDAPRERVIDLVRRCKDTLVLTVLQPHQSPKSAFISAAKKARLRTNPPKVRFSEQVSISDPDSTMLKDDSLLLIPNVLKVFLENGQIKSFTFDSRTTVRDVISSLQDRLSLRYIEHFALVLEAGGLDQNQRLHLLQENQPLTHVVHRTYFQGMKCLFRACFFPKDPADLLRRDPAAFEYLYIQSRNDVIKERFSMDWKSDVTLRLAALHIYITVSSARPNQKISLKHVEKEWGLEPFLPLTLLPTVKEKNVCKSLSQLLKTYQHPPPSGNKVPPLQGKLQYMRILNDLPPFGGILFHTVGLDEKQSATTLLVGPRHGISHVIDLKNNLTTVLAEFSRISKIQLYRESQGVARVEVSIHEGKPLVLLMEWPDASNFACLISGYYKLFVDPKRTIYVRNFGQSQLIKPDYRSSHHPHPRAGATGLQTGGRRGEERESSHRESGSSRPMVPAEPQHLGLCHVHLREQQQFQELQVHPEAELDINENFISHEPPGRPRTKSDPTQESTEEIAGVLESPAVENTGFRVRAQTIAQSKKTSRYFCDSCKARLRAGGHATAANSSGSSGRHCSSACASRDGGAVDLMALPPPGNEEEEEADSGGEKLQPPTPAIAAPPPGFRDNSSDEDDPKKAKKARTSASVEVATGKLTQAKEDVPVTLIDNVSTRTVRDHAQELDDALVSTLQALEALAASEDYPHHPQQPTQTAGLIVLAAITPESSLDSGHETNSSELTDVSEMVSAMKQNQNQAYLLAHHINKERILCRRDFPMAIPGCTAKTIGTGAFTVGQIRAGCPPKQVFLSKTVPFKVSPAQDSAILRVVTEQAGNKDSSQTQHKAELKAISESTKGSTIDPDSKPPDEPKKVDMSSTGQVNAAQNISNSSEVTQSQNLSDGMKVKTAGPLTIDPIHKALPKILPVDTSVSAKISPINMCQEAKTASNETMKPSSSAEHLPVDDLFCTCPVQQELAPQLRLNDPQVQKIVVFQSSSPTDDERLRAKGLQLANSKENAARVGTDPTLAKPSPQIQSKLSPNLPVKVERKETSETKTEGAQGKSHTESQNQKCSIKSLPILDDLTTPSPNVEKVSTLPARDSKKQSSAKKSQRNAPFLSFRNLLSATFPARMRRETDERRAQLQKVRQYELEFLEELLKPKSSQGEFIPQGSSPVPSGTPCACQLRTSPVLKAPGISREQRRSCDCKRMCRGMRLPDTPVGTTTETKNRSRERTVSKTPPTVSKTPHAHGATRRPQTLEIKTTRIRSTSLESREPRGDQNSCLPTCTSRTDCMGAPQYTKLQRRYSIGELDNSSSTPVYAEVKPKAKSLEKEMERVRATGLRLPTPIEPVRTQSHQAEGKGKKGLFFIQGEELLRDTKEETTEVLLTLPSEDSDDKDKCCSFCFCYRKCEAADESSEKDELSYSIPLQVLPGMEVDSRTFPVVSKTLQVLNAEDCSGEEEEEEEEEPRTQDIDLRTCGTLEGSLARVQALQGKSFSLPDGFLNAQLDANELLAILRQCANSPQAEGEARLQSSQIAEYKQELAVRFKEFRASCRRVASVEKSPTRMLAVVSDSFQVLCELTQTFIKLVRGVRTEAQRLQLLRKVEEVAINYTLLLRAAEESMGHSSSLPTKTMSPQVCSNINNMSSLTRPIKTLPAQ, from the exons ACAATGCTTAAGGACGACTCCTTGCTACTCATACCAAATGTGTTGAAGGTGTTCTTGGAGAACGGACAAATTAAGTCTTTTACATTTGACAGCCGCACCACTGTTAGG GATGTGATCTCCTCCCTGCAGGACCGCCTCTCATTGCGGTACATTGAGCACTTTGCTTTAGTGCTGGAGGCAGGTGGGCTGGATCAGAATCAGAGGTTGCATCTGCTGCAGGAGAACCAGCCACTGACACAT GTGGTGCACAGAACCTATTTCCAGGGGATGAAGTGTCTGTTCCGTGCGTGCTTCTTCCCCAAGGACCCTGCAGACCTGTTAAGAAGGGACCCTGCTGCATTTGAGTACCTCTATATACAG AGTCGCAATGATGTTATAAAGGAGCGCTTTAGCATGGACTGGAAATCTGACGTCACGTTACGACTGGCCGCGCTCCATATCTACATCACTGTGTCCTCTGCAAGGCCTAATCAGAAGATCTCTCTCAAACATGTTGA AAAAGAGTGGGGGCTAGAACCTTTTCTTCCGCTTACTCTACTTCCCACAGTGAAGGAGAAGAATGTGTGTAAATCCCTGTCTCAGCTACTGAAGACATACCAACATCCACCACCGTCAGGGAATAAG GTTCCTCCACTCCAGGGAAAGCTGCAATACATGCGAATACTCAACGACCTTCCACCTTTTGGTGGAATACTGTTTCACACTGTGGGGCTG GATGAAAAACAGTCTGCTACAACACTACTGGTGGGGCCTCGACATGGCATCAGTCATGTAATTGATCTAAAGAACAACCTCACAACAGTTCTGGCCGAGTTCAGTAGGATTTCCAAGATCCAGCTTTACAGAGAGAGTCAAGGAGTGGCTCGTGTTGAAGTATCAATTCATGAGGGCAAG CCTCTGGTTTTACTCATGGAATGGCCTGATGCCAGTAACTTTGCGTGCCTCATCTCTGGCTACTATAAGCTATTTGTGGACCCTAAACGAACCATCTACGTTCGTAACTTTGGTCAGTCTCAGCTGATCAAGCCAG ATTACAGGAGTTCCCACCATCCCCACCCGCGAGCTGGGGCAACCGGATTGCAAACTGGAGGGCGGCGAGGGGAAGAGAGGGAAAGTTCACACAGAGAGTCAGGAAGTTCAAGACCCATGGTTCCTGCAGAACCTCAACACCTAGGCTTGTGTCACGTCCACCTTAGAGAACAACAGCAATTTCAGGAGCTCCAAGTGCACCCAGAGGCAGAACTTGATATCAACGAGAACTTTATTTCTCATGAGCCCCCTGGTCGACCCCGTACTAAATCAGATCCCACACAGGAGAGTACAGAGGAAATAGCTGGGGTTTTAGAGAGCCCAGCTGTGGAAAACACTGGATTTCGAGTAAGGGCCCAAACAATTGCTCAATCAAAGAAAACCTCCCGGTACTTCTGTGACTCCTGCAAAGCCAGGTTAAGGGCTGGGGGTCATGCAACGGCAGCAAACAGCAGTGGGAGCTCGGGGAGACATTGCTCTAGTGCTTGTGCCTCTCGAGATGGAGGGGCTGTAGACCTCATGGCCCTCCCACCTCCTGGgaatgaagaagaggaggaagcagaTAGTGGAGGTGAAAAGCTGCAACCACCAACACCTGCCATTGCTGCCCCACCACCTGGCTTCAGGGATAACAGTTCTGATGAGGATGAtccaaaaaaagcaaagaaggCAAGAACAAGCGCTAGTGTTGAGGTTGCCACAGGAAAGCTGACGCAAGCTAAAGAAGATGTGCCTGTGACACTGATTGATAACGTCTCAACAAGAACAGTTCGAGATCATGCCCAGGAGCTTGACGATGCTCTGGTGTCGACCTTACAGGCGCTTGAGGCTTTGGCAGCCTCTGAGGACTACCCGCATCACCCTCAACAACCAACACAGACTGCAG GGTTGATTGTCTTAGCTGCCATTACACCTGAGTCATCACTGGATTCAGGTCATGAGACCAACTCCTCTGAGTTAACAGATGTTTCTGAGATGGTGTCAGCAATGaagcaaaaccagaaccaagcaTATCTCCTAGCTCACCATATCAACAAGGAACGTATCCTCTGCCGCCGTGACTTCCCCATGGCAATCCCTGGCTGCACTGCAAAGACCATAGGGACCGGGGCCTTTACTGTGGGTCAGATCCGTGCTGGCTGCCCACCTAAGCAAGTATTCCTTAGCAAAACTGTTCCCTTTAAAGTAAGCCCCGCCCAAGATTCAGCAATACTTAGGGTTGTAACTGAACAAGCTGGCAATAAAGACAGTTCTCAGACTCAACATAAAGCAGAATTAAAAGCTATCTCTGAGTCTACCAAAGGAAGCACTATTGACCCTGATTCTAAGCCACCAGACGAACCTAAGAAAGTTGATATGTCATCGACAGGTCAAGTCAATGCAGCTCAAAATATATCAAACTCTTCAGAAGTAACACAATCTCAAAATCTCTCTGATGGTATGAAGGTTAAGACAGCAGGACCTCTTACTATAGACCCAATACACAAAGCCTTACCTAAAATTTTGCCTGTGGACACAAGTGTCTCTGCCAAGATCTCCCCCATTAATATGTGCCAAGAAGCCAAGACTGCCTCCAATGAGACCATGAAGCCTTCAAGCTCTGCAGAACATCTGCCAGTGGATGACCTTTTCTGCACATGTCCAGTGCAACAGGAGCTTGCACCTCAACTAAGGCTAAATGACCCCCAGGTTCAAAAGATAGTAGTATTTCAGTCATCATCCCCCACAGACGATGAACGTCTTCGAGCCAAGGGTCTCCAATTGGCAAATAGCAAAGAAAATGCAGCAAGAGTAGGGACAGATCCTACTTTGGCAAAACCAAGCCCTCAAATACAAAGCAAGTTATCCCCTAATTTGCCTGTAAAGGTAGAAAGGAAGGAAACATCTGAAACCAAGACTGAGGGAGCCCAGGGAAAATCCCACACAGAGTCACAGAATCAGAAATGCTCCATAAAATCCTTACCTATTTTAGATGATCTCACAACCCCAAGTCCCAATGTGGAAAAAGTCTCCACTCTTCCAGCTAGAGACTCAAAGAAGCAGAGCAGTGCTAAGAAGTCGCAGCGCAATGCTCCTTTCTTGAGCTTTAGAAATCTTCTTTCAGCAACATTTCCTGCAAGAATGAGAAGAGAGACAGATGAACGAAGAGCACAGCTACAAAAGGTTCGTCAGTATGAGCTAGAGTTTTTAGAGGAACTGCTGAAGCCCAAGTCATCACAAGGAGAATTTATACCCCAAGGATCTTCTCCTGTGCCATCAGGCACTCCTTGCGCCTGCCAACTCCGTACCAGTCCTGTCCTTAAAGCTCCAGGGATCTCTAGAGAGCAGCGACGCAGTTGTGACTGTAAACGAATGTGCAGGGGTATGCGACTACCTGACACACCAGTTGGCACCACTACAGAGACAAAAAATCGAAGCAGAGAGAGAACTGTCTCAAAGACCCCTCCAACTGTTTCCAAAACCCCCCATGCCCATGGTGCCACAAGGAGACCTCAAACTTTAGAAATCAAGACGACAAGAATACGGTCTACCAGTCTTGAGTCAAGAGAGCCAAGGGGAGACCAGAACTCTTGCTTGCCCACTTGTACTTCTCGAACCGACTGCATGGGAGCTCCACAATACACAAAGCTTCAGAGACGATACAGTATTGGAGAGCTGGACAATAGTTCAAGCACACCTGTGTATGCTGAGGTGAAGCCGAAAGCCAAAAGTCTGGAgaaagaaatggaaagagtaaggGCCACAGGGTTGCGGCTACCCACTCCTATAGAGCCGGTTCGCACTCAGTCTCACCAGGCAGAGGGGAAAGGGAAAAAGGGTCTATTTTTCATTCAGGGAGAGGAACTGCTACGTGATACTAAAGAAGAGACCACTGAGGTTTTGCTCACATTGCCCAGTGAAGACAGTGATGACAAAGACAAATGCTGCTCATTCTGTTTCTGTTATAGGAAGTGTGAAGCTGCAGATGAAAGCAGTGAGAAAGATGAACTCTCATACTCCAtacctctacaggtccttccAGGCATGGAGGTGGACTCTCGTACCTTTCCTGTTGTAAGCAAAACACTCCAGGTCCTAAATGCAGAGGACTGCagtggagaagaagaggaggaagaggaagaggaaccACGGACACAGGATATTGACCTAAGAACCTGTGGCACACTGGAGGGGAGCCTTGCACGTGTACAGGCTCTACAGGGGAAAAGTTTCAGTTTACCTGATGGGTTTCTAAATGCTCAGCTGGATGCTAATGAGTTGTTAGCTATCCTTCGACAGTGTGCTAACAGCCCACAGGCTGAAGGTGAAGCTCGTCTTCAGTCCTCACAGATTGCAGAGTACAAACAGGAACTGGCAGTGCGTTTCAAAGAGTTCAGGGCCTCATGTCGGCGGGTGGCAAGTGTTGAAAAAAGCCCAACCCGAATGCTCGCTGTTGTTTCAGATAGCTTCCAGGTGTTGTGTGAACTAACTCAGACCTTTATCAAACTGGTCCGAGGAGTCCGCACAGAAGCCCAAAGGCTACAGCTTTTGAGGAAAGTTGAGGAAGTTGCTATCAACTACACTTTGCTTCTTCGTGCAGCAGAAGAGTCCATGGGGCACTCAAGCAGTTTACCAACAAAGACAATGAGCCCTCAAGTTTGCTCCAATATTAATAACATGAGCTCACTTACAAGACCCATCAAAACTCTGCCTGCCCAGTAG